The following proteins are encoded in a genomic region of Salminus brasiliensis chromosome 17, fSalBra1.hap2, whole genome shotgun sequence:
- the gnb4b gene encoding guanine nucleotide binding protein (G protein), beta polypeptide 4b, with translation MSELEQLRQEAEQLRNQIRDARKACSDSTLSQITAGLDSAGRIQMRTRRTLRGHLAKIYAMHWGSDSRLLVSASQDGKLIIWDSYTTNKVHAIPLRSSWVMTCAYAPLGNYVACGGLDNICSIYSLKTREGNVRVTRELPGHTGYLSCCRFLSDNQIVTSSGDTTCALWDIETGQQSTTFTGHSGDVMSLSLSPDSKTFVSGACDASSKLWDIRGGMCRQTFIGHISDINAVCFFPNGNAFATGSDDATCRLFDLRADQELMMYSHDSIICGITSVAFSKSGRLLLAGYDDFNCNVWDTLKGERAGVLAGHDNRVSCLGVTDDGMAVATGSWDSFLRIWN, from the exons ATGAGTGAACTGGAACAGTTACGGCAGGAGGCCGAGCAGCTGCGGAATCAAATCCGG gatgCAAGAAAGGCTTGTAGTGACTCAACTCTTTCACAG ATTACAGCAGGTCTGGACTCAGCAGGACGGATACAGATGAGGACAAGGCGCACGCTTAGGGGCCATCTAGCCAAAATCTATGCCATGCACTGGGGCAGTGACTCgag GTTGCTTGTCAGCGCCTCCCAAGATGGCAAATTAATCATATGGGACAGCTACACGACAAACAAG GTGCACGCAATCCCGCTTCGCTCGTCCTGGGTGATGACATGTGCCTACGCGCCCTTGGGCAACTATGTAGCCTGCGGAGGCCTGGACAACATCTGCTCCATCTATAGCCTGAAGACCCGCGAGGGCAATGTCAGGGTCACCAGAGAACTCCCTGGACACACAG GCTATTTGTCTTGCTGTCGCTTCCTCAGTGACAACCAGATAGTCACCAGCTCTGGAGACACCACATG tgcattgtgggacatTGAGACGGGCCAGCAATCCACTACCTTCACAGGCCACTCTGGCGACGTAATGAGTCTGTCCCTCAGTCCCGACTCCAAGACGTTCGTGTCAGGCGCATGTGACGCCTCGTCCAAACTGTGGGACATCCGAGGTGGCATGTGCAGGCAGACCTTTATCGGCCACATCTCGGACATCAACgccgtgtgt TTTTTCCCCAACGGGAACGCCTTCGCCACTGGCTCTGACGATGCCACCTGCAGGCTGTTCGACCTGCGCGCCGACCAGGAACTCATGATGTACTCTCATGACAGCATCATCTGCGGAATCACCTCCGTGGCCTTCTCCAAGAGCGGCCGCCTCCTGCTGGCCGGCTACGATGACTTCAATTGCAACGTGTGGGATACATTAAAAGGGGAACGTGCAG GTGTCCTCGCCGGGCACGACAACAGGGTCAGCTGCTTAGGGGTGACTGATGACGGCATGGCCGTGGCCACAGGCTCGTGGGACAGTTTCCTCCGAATCTGGAACTGA